The DNA window GGCAATGTCCTTTGAAAATCTTTCCCAAACACTGGCGATATTATTGCTATTATTAATACCATATTATAAAACACATCTTTTCTGtcatatgtttatattttttataaactttgCAACAAGCGTTCAAAGTCTGTCGTCATCCATCTACAATTAACATGATTTCACATATCTCTAGAAAACACGAGAGAATTGTATTTAGCTTACAGAATTCATCAGTCTAAAGTGTCTAAAGTTTCCCTTCTGTGGGAAGATGTTGTGTTCTGTATTGCTTCATGTGATGTTGTGGTTCAtctaaatgttacatttttaaaaaggaaaaccatTTTTTACTGAATATGTTTCAGATATTGATCAATATTagggcaaaaaacaacaacatacattttCATTGACTTTCTTGAGAAGGAACCCTTTTTTAAGTAATAGTTTGTTTTATCATGCCCTAAATTTTCAAGATTTGGAGatccaagaaaaaaagatccaaGGTGTGATAATGGTTGAAGGGTCAGTGTTTTGTCTGAATCTCAGAGTGCAGTAAAAAGTGCTGGTTGATTTTTAGAAATAAGGTGACATTCATTAGTGACTCATGATTTCAGATTTTGTTCAAGATTTAGATTTCCTACTCCTCAGGCTGACTCTCCTCTGGACTCTCCTGATTGGTCGCCTTAAACAATGACATCACATCATTACTTGGAGGGTCCCACTCCAGCCGgatgctcctcttcctcaggctgtggttcagctgctgtctctcttgAGAGCTCATCGTCCACCGCTGCAGCGCCAGGCGAGTCAGCGCAGGAAGATGAGGCAGCGCACAGAGCAGCGCTGGAAGCCAGGCTGAGCACGGAGCAGAGGTTGATGGTCGCAGGCTGAGGTCGACTTCCTCCAGCGAGCCCAGACCTCCCgctgcaaacagagcagaccAGCCTTCATCAGCTGCAGAGCCGTTATAGGACAGATCCAACACCCGTAGAGAAGACAGAGAGCCGCGTCTGCACACTGCAGCTGTACGGGACAAACACAGAGGGCGGATCAATACAACTGATCAGAAATAATGACGATGAATCAAACAAGTGAGACATTCACCTTCAGCACAGTTTAGAGATTCTGGTTATTTACTTGACTGCTAGCATTTTAGTAgaactttattatttttcaccCAAGCACTTTATGGAAACATTGATCATTTCATACCACAAACcgttctttcttcttctgtcttttacGTTGTTCTTGTTTCCTATCTCTTTTACAATTGCTCTCTGTATGTCCTTATTATCTTATTTAATATATGGCAATAATAGTTAATTTAACCTCTCCAAACAGTGATATGTAAAAACTAAACACTTCCTCTGCTTAAGATCTTTGAAAAACCTTAAAATAAGCTAAACAAATAATATATTCTCCTCAACTCTAAAAATTATTCTCAAAAACGTCATATATCAGATACTGTTTTTGCTTCACAAGGAGCTCTAAGTAAGCGAATGAAAACTTCCAAAGCTGGAGCTGAAACTTTTTTAatctaaagaaataaaagtatGCACTTACCGAGGTTACATATGTCATCTGTGGTGAGCTCACAGCTGCTGAGATAGAGCTCGAGGATGACTGGCGGCTGCAAAGCATCCAGAAGCAGGGCTAAACGCCCACCAACCACTTTACACCAGGAGACATCCACACTGCGCAGGGACGGCACGGCCAaggctgacacacaaacaaacacacacacacacacacattatttttcTATGGATCATCTTTAAGCAGCAAGACACATTCAAGTACATGTGaatcaaacacataaaaacatctgcttttaaaaaaaaaataaagtcaaagagtTTAATCAAAGCCAACCCATAAGCCAGATTTCTAATAGCTGAAGCAATATTTGAGCTTTCTTCAGAAGCAGAAgtacatttttcattaattagtcatcaacttttttatattttattagtccattttgaactttttaagaCACTGTTTGACAGATCAACATTGTTGATCATATTTTTTGGTACAAAACAGCTTTAAGGTACTATAGTATACAGATAATCATAAATGGGAAcgttctcttttttaaatgatacttGTAAATAGGGTTgttaccagaattttaaacttcgatATGATACCAGTCAGAGTTTTCCTGCAATGTTTGATAGATTCTTTCCACTCCTAAGCACTTGTCTTCTTaatagatgttgttgttgtttttttaagcttccaCCCTTTTTTATACTGTCGTTCATTAAACAAACTGAGActgtattgtttaaaaacaaGTGGTATCCACAAATTTGACCTTACTTGTACTAGTTGTAATACAAGCCTCGGTAATGTAAGTCATAGCAGTTGCGTACCAAAGGCAGTAAAGGACTCCTCATTCAGGCTGCAGCTGTTGAGAGGAAAACGCCTCATCTGTGTCAGAGGGAGGGCGGAGACCAGCGGGTGGACTACGCCCCCTGCTTCCTTATTGGAGGACACGTCGAGCTCAGTCAGCCCAGTCAGAGAGGGGAGCACCTGGACTGGAGACAGAGTCTTACACTACTGTAACATGTCTCCTCGCAGTTCACAGTGGAACattcaaccacacacacagactcactcagGGCTTCCAGGTCAGCGTGGGTGAGGCGACACATGTGAAGGTCGAGGCTCTCCAGGTGTGTAAGGTGAGCCAGGTAAAGAGTGAGGCGGTCAAGTCCTCCAGACAGACTTTTGTTGCAGGACAGGTCCAACTCTCGCAGTGAGGTGAAGCAGTGGAGCGTACCACCTGCAGGACAGAGGACGGGGACAATTTACTTGTCGTAATGCATTAATTTCtccaaagttatttttattgaattttagataattacacacaataacacaaacagatcccACCCCAATACAATCCCCCACCCCTTGCTGTCACTCACACATAAAGACTCTTTCACTACCTTGCCATATTCTGTTGACGACTAAAATGAAAGAATAGTTGTTGAGGCacttggtgaaaaataaataaaataaacataaatatacacaattaagtattaataataatattatgaTGTAAGATGGaataaaaattaattaattaaaaaaaaaaaaaaaaagaaagccagaACCAGCATTACCAGGTCAGTAGATAGAATGGGTCAAGGGTCAAGGCAAAGCAAATTCACTATTTATTCCTGTACGTGTGGAGGGTTTGCCAAAGAATGTCAGGAACGATCTCCAGATTTAATTGAATTTCTTTTCAGAACCGCGCAGTGTGCATCTGATTTTCTCAAGTTTCAGGTTATAAAGTACATCCCTTATCCAATGAGAAATTGAAGGTGGGGCAGTATCCTTCCACCTCAGGAGTAtgtaatgcattcatttcaaagATCGGTGAGATCATACTCCATGCAATGAAGGATTTTccaagtttttttcttctgtttaattttgtttaaaagtaTTTTGAGTTCATAAAAGGATCAAATGTGCAAATCTGCAAGCCAGTCTGACTCAAGACTTTAGAATTATGACAATTTTAAGTTATTATGTTTGACTGTTAGCAGATGATGTGGCACTGTTTGCCAGTTTGCAGCCATGTGTGCAATCCTAGTTAATGGTTCTCTGTCAGAAAACTTTGGATTTCTTCCTCCAGGTCGGCAGTAGTGGCAGCAGAAAACAACTCATGACAAGTTGTTACTCCAAATACCATCAGTAATCTTAACCAAAGCGTCTTCAATGTCATGCATGTTGACAGAATATCTGAATACACTCATACCAAGAGCATCAAGGCTGTCTTCTGTCAGACCACAGGCCTGAAGTCGGAGCGTTGTGAGGGAGGTTGCGTGAGATAAAGAAGAGGCGAGCTGCATGAATCCACCGCCATTAACGCCCTGTGAGAGTTGAGGATTAGAGGAGATGTCCAACACACAGAGCGAGGGCAGAGATGAGACCTTTCCTCCTGAGGGGGACATGCACAGGACAAGTATGTCATACACTATACACAGACTGAAGGACAGGATATGTGTCCTCCTGT is part of the Labrus mixtus chromosome 19, fLabMix1.1, whole genome shotgun sequence genome and encodes:
- the lrrc31 gene encoding leucine-rich repeat-containing protein 31; its protein translation is MESADSQRGRDSGSLRRSPLDVLMSQIRRKRSASDRKPLGRFLSWSSDRTGISEDAETEGREERGQREGVSDGAESGRDVGWGRVCVFLQRLGKKADSRSLSLAHCDLTATDLLELATLLQFLPQLEELDVSWNELIGGCLRALTSHLQHVGGVRVLKLCSCRLNADDITALGEALAFMPHLEILDLSWNSGVGGGTLQGLLGNLQPSLRELHLVACQLTEADATALGGKVSSLPSLCVLDISSNPQLSQGVNGGGFMQLASSLSHATSLTTLRLQACGLTEDSLDALGGTLHCFTSLRELDLSCNKSLSGGLDRLTLYLAHLTHLESLDLHMCRLTHADLEALIQVLPSLTGLTELDVSSNKEAGGVVHPLVSALPLTQMRRFPLNSCSLNEESFTAFALAVPSLRSVDVSWCKVVGGRLALLLDALQPPVILELYLSSCELTTDDICNLAAVCRRGSLSSLRVLDLSYNGSAADEGWSALFAAGGLGSLEEVDLSLRPSTSAPCSAWLPALLCALPHLPALTRLALQRWTMSSQERQQLNHSLRKRSIRLEWDPPSNDVMSLFKATNQESPEESQPEE